A genomic region of Pseudomonas sp. KU43P contains the following coding sequences:
- a CDS encoding uroporphyrinogen-III synthase, producing MSHWRLLLTRPADDCAALAQCLAAAGVASSSLPLLAIEPVELSEAQRQTLAVLADYQARIVVSKPAARLLLEHLAQGSLPLPSKGWFTVGEATAAVLHEAALQVSCPAQGDDSEALLALPALREVVAVAAPRVLIVRGVGGRELLAERLAEQGASVDYLELYRRSLPVYPVGTLLRRIEAERLNGLVVSSGQGLEHLLQLAAADWPQLAQLPLFVPSPRVAEQARAAGAQQVVDCRGASAAALLAAVQRSAAPAS from the coding sequence GTGAGCCATTGGCGGCTGTTGCTGACGCGACCTGCCGATGACTGTGCGGCATTAGCCCAGTGCCTGGCCGCCGCTGGAGTGGCCAGTAGCAGCCTGCCGTTGCTGGCCATCGAGCCGGTCGAACTGAGCGAGGCGCAACGCCAAACGCTGGCCGTACTGGCCGACTATCAGGCGCGGATCGTAGTCAGCAAGCCGGCTGCCAGGTTGCTTCTCGAGCACCTGGCGCAAGGCAGCCTGCCCCTGCCGTCGAAGGGCTGGTTCACCGTAGGCGAAGCGACGGCTGCGGTGCTGCACGAAGCGGCCTTGCAGGTGTCTTGCCCTGCGCAGGGTGACGACAGCGAGGCCTTGCTCGCGCTCCCGGCCCTTCGCGAGGTGGTGGCGGTTGCCGCACCGCGGGTGCTGATCGTTCGTGGTGTCGGAGGTCGTGAACTGCTGGCCGAGCGTCTTGCAGAGCAAGGTGCTAGTGTCGATTATCTGGAACTGTATCGCCGTAGCCTGCCGGTATACCCGGTGGGCACATTGCTGCGCCGCATCGAAGCGGAACGCCTCAATGGCCTGGTGGTCAGCAGTGGGCAGGGTCTTGAACATCTGCTGCAACTGGCCGCCGCCGATTGGCCGCAGTTGGCGCAGCTGCCGTTGTTCGTGCCGAGCCCTCGGGTGGCCGAGCAGGCCCGGGCCGCAGGGGCCCAACAGGTTGTGGATTGCCGTGGTGCCAGTGCCGCGGCCTTGCTGGCAGCCGTGCAGCGCAGCGCTGCACCTGCCTCTTAA
- the hemC gene encoding hydroxymethylbilane synthase, protein MSTREIRIATRKSALALWQAEYVKARLEQAHPGLLVTLVPMVSRGDKLLDAPLAKIGGKGLFVKELETALLDNEADIAVHSMKDVPMDFPEGLGLYCICEREDPRDAFVSNHFASLDALPAGSIVGTSSLRRQAQLLARRPDLKIHFLRGNVNTRLAKLDAGEYDAIILAAAGLIRLGFEQRITATISVDDSLPAGGQGAVGIECRSADSEIHALLAPLHHADTADRVVAERALNKRLNGGCQVPIACYAVLEGEQLWLRGLVGQPSGGKLLVADARAPRGNAEALGVQVAEDLLGQGAEAILKEVYGEAGHP, encoded by the coding sequence ATGTCCACTCGCGAAATCCGCATTGCCACCCGTAAAAGTGCCTTGGCCCTGTGGCAGGCCGAATACGTAAAAGCCCGCCTCGAGCAGGCACACCCAGGCCTGCTGGTCACCCTGGTACCCATGGTCAGCCGTGGCGACAAGCTGCTCGACGCGCCGCTGGCGAAAATCGGCGGCAAGGGCTTGTTCGTCAAGGAGCTGGAAACCGCCCTGCTGGACAACGAAGCCGACATTGCCGTGCATTCGATGAAGGACGTGCCCATGGACTTCCCCGAAGGCCTGGGCCTGTATTGCATCTGTGAGCGCGAAGACCCGCGCGATGCCTTTGTCTCCAACCATTTCGCCAGCCTCGATGCGCTGCCGGCAGGCAGCATCGTCGGCACCTCCAGCCTGCGCCGCCAGGCCCAGCTGCTGGCGCGACGCCCCGACCTGAAGATTCATTTCCTGCGTGGCAACGTCAACACGCGCCTGGCCAAGCTCGATGCCGGCGAGTACGACGCAATCATCCTCGCGGCGGCCGGCCTGATCCGCCTTGGCTTCGAGCAGCGCATCACCGCCACCATCAGCGTCGACGATAGCCTGCCGGCGGGCGGCCAGGGCGCGGTCGGTATCGAATGCCGCAGCGCCGACAGCGAAATTCATGCCCTGCTGGCCCCCCTGCACCACGCGGATACCGCCGACCGGGTAGTGGCCGAGCGTGCCTTGAACAAGCGCCTGAATGGCGGTTGCCAGGTGCCAATCGCCTGCTATGCGGTGCTGGAAGGCGAGCAATTGTGGCTGCGTGGCCTGGTCGGCCAGCCCAGTGGCGGCAAGCTGCTGGTGGCCGATGCCCGCGCTCCGCGTGGCAACGCCGAGGCCTTGGGCGTGCAGGTTGCCGAAGACTTGCTGGGGCAGGGCGCTGAAGCGATTCTCAAGGAAGTCTACGGCGAGGCCGGGCATCCGTGA
- a CDS encoding LytR/AlgR family response regulator transcription factor: protein MNVLIVDDEPQARERLTRLFGELEGYTVLEPSATNGEEALALIESHKPDVVLLDIGMPGLDGLQVAARLCEREAPPSVVFCTGDDEYGAEAFKDSTLSHVTKPIQPQALREALRKAEKPNRGQLAALTRPGSEGGGPRSHISARTRKGIELIPLPQVIYFIADHKYVTLRHEAGEVLLDEPLKALEDEFGERFVRIHRNALVARERIERLQRTPLGHFQLFLKGLDGDALTVSRRHVAGVRKMMQTL from the coding sequence ATGAATGTCCTGATCGTTGATGATGAACCCCAAGCCCGTGAACGCCTGACGCGGTTATTCGGGGAACTGGAGGGGTACACCGTGCTGGAGCCCAGCGCCACCAACGGCGAGGAGGCCCTGGCTCTGATCGAAAGCCACAAGCCCGATGTGGTCCTGCTGGACATCGGCATGCCGGGCCTGGATGGCCTGCAGGTCGCTGCTCGCCTTTGCGAGCGCGAGGCGCCACCGTCGGTGGTGTTCTGCACCGGTGACGACGAATACGGTGCCGAGGCCTTCAAGGACAGTACCCTCAGCCATGTAACCAAGCCGATTCAGCCCCAGGCCCTGCGCGAAGCGCTGCGCAAGGCAGAAAAACCCAACCGAGGCCAACTGGCCGCGCTGACCCGGCCAGGCAGTGAAGGTGGAGGCCCGCGAAGCCATATCAGTGCGCGTACGCGCAAGGGCATCGAGCTGATCCCTTTGCCGCAAGTCATCTATTTTATTGCCGACCACAAGTACGTGACGTTGCGCCACGAAGCTGGCGAAGTACTGCTCGATGAGCCGCTCAAGGCTCTGGAAGACGAATTCGGCGAGCGGTTCGTGCGAATCCACCGTAATGCTCTGGTAGCCCGCGAGCGCATCGAACGCTTGCAGCGCACTCCACTTGGGCATTTCCAGCTGTTCCTCAAGGGCCTGGACGGTGACGCCCTGACCGTCAGCCGCCGGCATGTGGCGGGCGTGCGCAAGATGATGCAAACCCTCTAG
- the argH gene encoding argininosuccinate lyase, with translation MSTDKTNQSWGGRFSEPVDAFVARFTASVDFDKRLYRHDIMGSIAHATMLAQVGVLSDAERDTIIDGLKTIQGEIEAGNFDWRVDLEDVHMNIEARLTDRIGITGKKLHTGRSRNDQVATDIRLWLRDEIDLILAEITRLQKGLLEQAEREAGTIMPGFTHLQTAQPVTFGHHLLAWFEMLSRDHERLVDCRKRTNRMPLGSAALAGTTYPIDRELTCKLLGFEAVAGNSLDGVSDRDFAIEFCAAASVAMMHLSRFSEELVLWTSAQFQFVDLPDRFCTGSSIMPQKKNPDVPELVRGKSGRVFGALTGLLTLMKGQPLAYNKDNQEDKEPLFDAADTLRDSLRAFADMIPAIKPRHAIMREAALRGFSTATDLADYLVRRGLPFRDCHEIVGHAVKYGVDTGKDLAEMSLDELRQFSDQIEQDVFAVLTLEGSVNARDHIGGTAPAQVRAAVVRGKALLASR, from the coding sequence ATGAGCACCGACAAGACCAATCAGTCCTGGGGCGGCCGCTTCAGTGAACCCGTCGACGCCTTCGTCGCCCGCTTCACCGCTTCGGTCGATTTCGACAAGCGCCTGTACCGCCACGACATCATGGGTTCGATCGCCCACGCCACCATGCTGGCGCAGGTCGGCGTGCTCAGCGATGCCGAGCGCGACACCATCATCGACGGCCTGAAGACCATCCAGGGCGAGATCGAGGCCGGCAACTTCGACTGGCGCGTGGACCTCGAAGACGTGCACATGAACATCGAGGCCCGTCTCACCGACCGCATCGGCATCACCGGCAAGAAGCTGCACACCGGCCGCAGCCGCAACGACCAGGTGGCCACCGACATCCGCCTGTGGCTACGTGACGAGATCGACCTGATCCTGGCCGAGATCACCCGCCTGCAAAAGGGTCTGCTGGAGCAGGCCGAGCGTGAAGCCGGCACCATCATGCCGGGTTTCACCCACCTGCAGACCGCCCAGCCGGTCACCTTCGGCCACCACCTGCTGGCCTGGTTCGAAATGCTCAGCCGCGACCACGAGCGTCTGGTCGACTGCCGCAAGCGCACCAACCGCATGCCCCTGGGCAGCGCCGCGCTGGCCGGCACCACCTACCCGATCGACCGCGAGCTGACCTGCAAGCTGCTGGGCTTCGAAGCTGTGGCCGGCAACTCGCTGGACGGCGTTTCGGACCGTGACTTCGCCATCGAATTCTGCGCGGCCGCCAGCGTGGCGATGATGCACCTGTCGCGCTTCTCCGAAGAGTTGGTGCTGTGGACCAGCGCGCAGTTCCAGTTCGTCGACCTGCCCGATCGCTTCTGCACCGGCAGTTCGATCATGCCGCAGAAGAAGAACCCGGACGTGCCGGAACTGGTTCGTGGCAAGAGCGGCCGCGTGTTCGGCGCCCTGACCGGCTTGCTGACCCTGATGAAAGGCCAGCCGCTGGCCTACAACAAGGATAACCAGGAAGACAAGGAACCGCTGTTCGACGCCGCCGACACTCTGCGTGACTCGCTGCGTGCCTTTGCCGACATGATCCCGGCGATCAAGCCACGCCACGCGATCATGCGCGAAGCGGCGCTGCGCGGGTTCTCCACTGCTACCGACCTGGCGGACTACCTGGTGCGCCGTGGCCTGCCGTTCCGCGACTGCCACGAAATCGTTGGCCACGCGGTGAAGTATGGCGTCGACACTGGCAAGGACCTGGCCGAGATGAGCCTGGACGAGCTGCGCCAGTTCAGCGACCAGATCGAGCAGGACGTGTTTGCCGTGCTGACCCTGGAAGGGTCGGTGAACGCCCGTGACCACATTGGCGGGACCGCGCCGGCCCAGGTGCGTGCTGCCGTAGTGCGTGGCAAGGCGTTGCTGGCTTCGCGCTAA
- a CDS encoding glutathione S-transferase — MLKLHGFSVSNYYNMVKLALLEKGLPFEEVTFYGGQAPQALEVSPRGKVPVLETEHGFLSETSVILDYIEQTRGGKALLPADPFEQAKVRELLKEIELYIELPARTCYAEAFFGTAVEPVIKERARTELLAGFATLKRNGRFAPYVAGEELTVADLMFCFSVDLAYAVGKKVLNIDFLADFPQAAALLEKMRENPHMARIVADKDAAMPAFQEMIRTGKR, encoded by the coding sequence ATGCTCAAGCTTCACGGATTTTCGGTCAGCAACTACTACAACATGGTCAAGCTGGCGTTGCTGGAAAAAGGCCTGCCGTTCGAGGAGGTCACCTTCTACGGTGGCCAGGCGCCGCAGGCGCTGGAAGTCAGCCCGCGTGGCAAGGTGCCGGTGCTGGAGACCGAACACGGCTTCCTCAGCGAGACCAGCGTGATCCTCGACTATATCGAGCAGACCCGGGGCGGCAAGGCGCTGCTGCCGGCCGACCCGTTCGAGCAGGCCAAGGTGCGCGAGCTGCTCAAGGAGATCGAGCTGTATATCGAGCTGCCGGCACGTACTTGCTATGCCGAGGCATTCTTTGGCACGGCGGTAGAGCCAGTGATCAAGGAGCGGGCGCGTACCGAGCTGCTGGCGGGGTTCGCCACGCTCAAGCGCAATGGCCGCTTTGCACCTTATGTGGCGGGTGAAGAGCTGACCGTGGCCGACCTGATGTTCTGCTTCTCGGTCGATCTGGCATACGCGGTGGGCAAGAAAGTGCTGAACATCGACTTCCTTGCGGACTTCCCGCAGGCAGCGGCATTGCTCGAGAAAATGCGCGAGAACCCGCACATGGCGCGGATCGTGGCGGACAAGGACGCGGCGATGCCGGCATTCCAGGAGATGATTCGCACCGGCAAGCGCTGA
- a CDS encoding TIGR02647 family protein: MSFTPDLIAELEVLALFNLDSSQEGIKIHNNASPALVAAAQRLYDKQLTDQPDGGYLTSLGHDAVESVQLLLNVLKSPQPA; the protein is encoded by the coding sequence ATGTCCTTCACCCCCGATTTGATCGCCGAACTGGAAGTGCTCGCCCTGTTCAACCTGGACAGCAGCCAGGAAGGCATCAAGATTCACAATAACGCTTCCCCCGCCCTGGTCGCCGCTGCGCAACGCCTCTACGACAAGCAACTGACCGATCAGCCCGATGGCGGATACCTCACCAGCCTGGGACACGACGCGGTCGAAAGCGTGCAACTGCTGCTGAACGTCCTCAAGTCCCCCCAGCCTGCCTAA
- a CDS encoding class I adenylate cyclase — protein MNHPYEIRPDLNDGIDRKVLAKLRARFLQLNQGRLERAMEGLSTRQQQVLTLLPLLFHVNHPLLPGYVSGSTPAGVSGFEPSAGLVAEGQRLARSFTYKTRLGNPHRPIHGLFLMGSLGSLAQAEQSDMDLWVCHAPGLGDGPREELQRKCQLLETWAASLGAEAHFFLINPQGFAQGQREGQLSSDDCGTTQHYLLLDEFYRTAIWLAGRTPLWWLVPVYEEQNYQRYSETLLSKRFIRSTDALDLGHLAHIPPGEFVGAGLWQLYKGIDSPYKSLLKLLLTEVYASEYPAVRCLSLDYKEAVFANRLNLDELDPYVMVYRRIERYLQQRGETTRLELVRRSLYLKVNKKLSGLDRTRSNGWQRQLLQRLADEWGWDERQLALLDSRSQWKVRQVAVERRELVAELNHSYRFLGQFAQNQNASNRADQRDMNVLGRRLYAAFERRAGKIEVINPGIAPDLAEDTLTLVQSPNRKEPGSHHWGLYNGNLGVHEWEHFSPIKRSRELLELLTWAHRNGVIDSSTRLALHPGESDLSEFELFNLIGSLQQSIPLPLETVSEVRLLQPSVADEILLLVNVGIDPLRHHRDLNILMTTERTDSLSYAGVRENLVLTLDQVTLNSWNEVLVQRYDGEHALLRCLRDFLNSLGQRSHRPRVRVRCFCHNRAQAIGQRVEDIFDTVQLLLDQGRNHRYLLQVAQHTHVLELLPGQVSLATLMGHAAVLDYLAEERSVYSPLHLDANALQDHDLPLVLEQGRPDCIQVFYRLLDGWADLYVLDEYNALWQQRLPLHDENHLLLPLQRFLRSVVMRRDARLPLDYVQQASLQIHYAQLLPSGPGKARSSEARPAPVDGNGLPYYEVQAILQAGAGDEVHVTLYCDQQEFSELEHGDELYAVVARQILGQRRSAGHYRCYITDLDLSELLEDEQGSTLLYLRYKRELEQALNDGLAQLQATLEP, from the coding sequence ATGAACCACCCCTACGAAATCCGCCCGGACCTGAACGACGGCATCGACCGCAAGGTGCTGGCGAAACTGCGCGCGCGCTTCCTGCAACTCAACCAGGGCCGGCTCGAGCGTGCCATGGAGGGCCTGTCGACACGCCAACAGCAAGTACTGACTCTCCTGCCGCTATTGTTCCACGTCAACCACCCCCTGCTGCCAGGCTATGTCTCCGGCAGTACCCCAGCGGGCGTATCAGGCTTCGAGCCTTCTGCCGGGCTGGTCGCGGAAGGCCAGCGGCTGGCCCGCTCGTTCACCTACAAGACGCGCCTGGGAAACCCCCACCGTCCGATCCATGGCCTGTTCCTGATGGGCAGCCTCGGTTCCCTGGCCCAGGCCGAACAGAGCGACATGGACCTGTGGGTATGCCACGCACCGGGCCTAGGTGACGGTCCTCGGGAAGAACTGCAGCGCAAGTGCCAGCTTCTCGAAACCTGGGCCGCCAGCCTGGGCGCCGAAGCACATTTCTTTCTCATCAATCCGCAGGGCTTTGCCCAAGGCCAGCGCGAAGGCCAGCTCAGTTCCGACGATTGCGGCACCACCCAGCACTACTTGTTGCTCGACGAGTTCTACCGTACAGCCATCTGGCTGGCGGGGCGCACACCGCTTTGGTGGCTGGTGCCGGTGTATGAAGAGCAGAACTACCAACGCTACAGCGAAACCCTGCTCAGCAAACGCTTCATCCGCAGCACCGACGCCCTCGACCTCGGCCACTTGGCGCACATTCCTCCTGGCGAGTTCGTCGGTGCCGGCCTTTGGCAGCTCTACAAAGGCATCGATTCACCGTACAAATCGCTGCTCAAGCTACTGCTGACCGAGGTCTACGCCAGCGAATATCCCGCCGTGCGCTGCCTGAGCCTGGACTATAAGGAAGCGGTATTCGCCAACCGGCTGAACCTCGACGAGCTGGACCCCTATGTGATGGTCTACCGGCGCATCGAGCGCTACCTGCAGCAACGCGGTGAAACCACACGCCTGGAACTGGTGAGGCGCAGCCTGTACCTGAAGGTCAACAAGAAGCTCAGCGGCCTGGACCGTACTCGCAGCAACGGCTGGCAACGCCAGTTGCTGCAGCGCCTGGCAGACGAATGGGGCTGGGATGAACGCCAATTGGCCCTGCTCGACAGCCGTAGCCAATGGAAGGTGCGCCAGGTCGCGGTGGAGCGTCGCGAACTGGTGGCCGAGCTCAATCACAGCTATCGCTTTCTGGGCCAGTTCGCGCAGAACCAGAACGCCAGCAATCGCGCCGACCAGCGCGACATGAATGTCCTCGGCCGGCGCCTCTACGCGGCGTTCGAACGCCGCGCCGGCAAGATCGAAGTGATCAACCCCGGCATTGCCCCGGACCTCGCCGAAGACACCCTCACCCTGGTCCAGTCGCCTAACCGCAAGGAGCCGGGCAGCCACCACTGGGGGCTGTACAACGGCAACCTGGGCGTGCACGAGTGGGAGCACTTCAGCCCGATCAAGCGCAGCCGCGAGTTGCTCGAACTGCTGACCTGGGCTCACCGTAACGGTGTCATCGACAGCAGCACGCGCCTGGCACTGCATCCTGGCGAAAGCGACCTCAGCGAATTCGAGCTGTTCAACCTGATCGGCAGCCTGCAGCAGAGCATCCCCCTGCCACTGGAAACCGTCAGCGAAGTGCGCCTGCTGCAACCGAGCGTGGCCGACGAGATCCTGTTGCTGGTCAACGTCGGTATCGACCCGTTGCGTCACCACCGCGACCTGAACATCCTGATGACCACCGAGCGCACCGATTCGCTCAGCTACGCCGGCGTGCGCGAAAACCTGGTGCTGACCCTCGACCAGGTCACCCTCAACAGTTGGAACGAAGTGCTGGTGCAGCGCTACGACGGCGAGCACGCCCTGCTACGCTGCCTGCGCGACTTCCTCAACAGCCTCGGCCAGCGCAGCCACCGGCCGCGCGTGCGGGTGCGCTGCTTCTGCCATAACCGCGCGCAAGCCATCGGCCAGCGGGTCGAGGACATTTTCGATACCGTGCAGTTGCTGCTCGACCAGGGCCGCAATCACCGCTACCTGCTGCAAGTGGCGCAGCACACCCATGTGCTGGAGCTGCTGCCCGGCCAGGTCAGCCTGGCAACGCTGATGGGGCATGCCGCCGTGCTCGACTACCTGGCTGAAGAGCGCAGTGTCTACAGCCCGCTGCACCTGGATGCCAATGCCCTGCAGGACCACGACCTGCCACTGGTACTGGAGCAAGGTCGTCCCGACTGCATCCAGGTGTTCTACCGCCTGCTCGATGGCTGGGCCGACCTGTATGTGCTGGATGAGTACAATGCCCTGTGGCAGCAGCGCCTGCCGCTGCACGACGAAAATCATCTGCTACTACCGCTGCAACGCTTTCTGCGGTCGGTGGTGATGCGCCGCGATGCGCGCTTGCCGCTGGACTACGTGCAGCAGGCTTCGTTGCAGATCCACTACGCCCAGTTGCTGCCCTCAGGGCCAGGCAAGGCGCGCAGCAGCGAGGCCCGCCCGGCGCCAGTCGATGGCAACGGCCTGCCGTATTACGAGGTGCAGGCCATATTGCAGGCCGGCGCGGGAGACGAGGTACATGTGACGCTGTATTGCGACCAGCAGGAATTCTCCGAGCTGGAGCATGGGGACGAGCTGTATGCCGTGGTCGCCCGGCAGATCCTCGGCCAGCGCCGCAGTGCAGGGCACTACCGGTGCTACATCACCGACCTGGACCTGTCGGAGCTGCTCGAGGATGAGCAGGGTTCAACCCTGCTGTATCTGCGTTACAAGCGAGAACTCGAGCAGGCACTCAATGATGGGTTGGCGCAATTGCAGGCGACCTTGGAACCCTGA